DNA from Drosophila busckii strain San Diego stock center, stock number 13000-0081.31 chromosome 2R, ASM1175060v1, whole genome shotgun sequence:
GTTTCATAATGAGAAATAACGCATTCTCAGTTTATATAGTCCTCATATGCATAGTCCTTGTCAAGTGCTGTCATGAGGAATGCAACACGTTTAAAAAAGCTGTGGAAAGTATATCTAAAGTGATTGTTACATATCACAGCGAATTTGATCAAAGAGTAAAATTCACTGAGCTACAAAAGGCTCTTACAGCAATTGACAGATCTATGCTCGGCTACCAGggaaaagcaaaatttaaattggatGGACTACGTGATGTGAATAGTGAGGCGCAGTTGTTATACCAAGATTGTGTTGGTCCGGTCTTCCAGTGGTGTATTACAACTAAGAGCTTATTCGATATCATTATACCACGTATGCATTCAGATTTAAATAAGCAAGATGAAGATGTGCTATGGAAGGTAACTGCCGATAATCTGATTGACGGTCAGAAGAAAACTTCTGATTCGTTGAAGTTATTAAGGGAGgtacaaataaaaacttcTGATGTGAAGAACTCACTTGAGGCCATGTTGGATGACCTGCATGATGATTTTGGACCAGATGGGTATTACGGACGTCAAACGGCAACCACGTATAACTACCGACGAGCTCGAAAAGCCATGAATTATGCCTCAAGTATTAGTCGCATTTTTATAGAGATTTCAAGGCTGGTTACTGGTTTTATAGGAGAGTTATTATCTTTGCCTAGTGAATTTGAGCCTTTTGGATTACTCGACGTGATACAATTGGAGCGTCCAGCATCGTATGAAGAAGAATTAAAGTGTATTCAAGTGTTCTTCAATGCTCTTGATATAAAAGTGAACACAGCCTGCGAAATTTCAACTCAAGTTAATATTGACTTAGAAGAGGACAAGAGAAACTTGTATGCACTTAGCGGTTTAGTTAATGCCGCAGATAATGTAAGTAGCGACTAATTCAGAGAAAAcgatattattttttattataattaccATAACTTTCagaataaacaattgttgctggaGGGTCCCAAATATTGGAGACAACTTATTCCAAGCTTTGAAAAGTTGGGTCGCAGTTGCGAAGCTTACGCAATATGGCATGGATCTGGTTCGAGTGGTTACTCGCAATATCATAACAGACCGAGGCGCAATACCAACGAAGCATGCGATGAGCAGCGAATGAAGGCAATGTTGAGTGAGTCGCCTCCTCTAAATAGGACAGGACAGGATGTGGTTCGCAGAGCTCATTCCATTgtaaaatcaatcaattgtGATTGAGCAATCATTGAAAGAAggaaacaacaataaaaaccaataatagcaaaataaatactaataaaaagcataattcaataaaacgcaatttttgttattttcaatAGAATTCTGTAAATAATATCATACCTTGATGTATGTagaattcattaaaaaaaaagattaaataattgagaaataataagtaaatggATACCCTTAgctcaaaatataataaactccCATTGCAGTTAAACGAACAGAAAAAGTTAATATAATTTCCAATTTATTGTTGAGCCTTTGGAGAGACGTTTCtgatttaactattaatatcTAATATGCtagtaaatacaaataataataagtctttgcaattaaaaagagagaaaagaaTTCCAAATAGTTCAAGATTTATTTGACACTTTCAATTACATTCAAAAGTTGTTTTAATTCACAACAGTAACTTGTGGAGTTGAGTCAGGTTTGGATAATTGAATAGAAATTTTCATTGACTGAGAATCTTTCAAAATTAGATAACCCCACGATATAAAGGAACTCTTTACAAATGATGTCATGTAACTTTTGCACTCTTGTAAATTGGATTTGTTGATTGAGTCGAAAAAGCTTGCAATGTACTGTTCATCGCGATATAACTTCTTCAATTGAGTCACAGTTGGTATGGATAGGATGGCTTCACAAGCGTCTGGAGCTCcttcagttttgtttaaaaccAAACTGTCTTTCTCTGACGACAAGATTAATCGGTTGCCATTCCTTtgcaaactaataaataaacgtgcgttattaaaaattaatattatttataacaggTATATTATAACTCACTGTGCTGCTGTCGAATTAGCCAGAATAGGTTTACACTTTTCCATCAAAACAGTCTTGCTTAATTTGTAAGGATTGCCAGCCGCAATCATAGAAAGGGACTCGTTTATTATGCGTTTTGCGTAGCTTAATTCACCACTAAAGGTTGTTGTCACAATATTCTTCGTAATGTTATCTTGGGCTTTCAATTTTGGTATATAAGTTCGCAGCAGCTCCTCTACGTTATCCGTTATATTGCCGTGAGTGACGTTCATTGTAAGAATTTCgcctttaattgaaatatatacaCTGATGTCTTCAACATTTTTTGCCAGTGTACTATTCGTCGGGATTGAATCATAATATTCTTTCATCTTTTCCAATTCTTTAGTCACGTGGAGTGTCAAGAATTGGTCATCCGGATTTGAATCTGGCACCTCGCCCTCCAATACCAATGAGTTATTTAGAGCTGTGCACCATTGGAGGATCTCACCACTCAGCGATGTATACGATATTCTAGCCTTGTCTAGTGTACCAAATGTCTCCAATGAAACATTTTCTGTTGTGCGATACATCAAGTCATCAAGTCCATTGGGTGATATTAGatcaaagaaatttaatttctcgTTGTATAAGTccaaaattgctgcaacattATTGACGTTGCTTGTAATAGACATAGCTGCCGAAGCAGCAAATACGCACACAAAAATTACCGAAACTATGTTCATCTCAACGATTGCTATGGGACTGACTGAAAGGTTTACTTTAATTCACCAAATAGCTTTCATGCTCGAGCATTATAGATAAGAAACACAGATTATTTGTTACCATGTGTGTTAATCCGaaatttggcaaataaatttcgctgaatttattttatgtataaaaaaaacataacatagttattttttatatttcgcaattaattgcaaaattttaattagtaaggcagcaaatattttttattcattaataATCTTTACTTGCAGCTTAAAGAATAGACAAATATAGATAACAATTAATGGCATAAAATAACGctgtgctatttttaaatatattgtattttaactGACAGAACAGTatacaaaaaatcaaatgcaagtGAGAAAGaaccattaaaaaaattaattacttcaATGATATATACTCATGTGTGCAAATTTTTtctaaaaaatgaaaaaaaaattcaattcacatTGCTTCCCATACCGGGAATTGAACCCGGGCCTTCCGGGTGAGAGCCGGATATCCTAACCACTAGACAATATGGGAGATGGTTAAAGCCACACCAAAGTTACACTTCAACAACATGTAAAATACTttaatgacaaacaaaaaaaaattatttttaaacttgttAACAGACTGTAAGCATCTAACAATAATATTCATTCGgcagcaatatataaattttttattctgCAGTGTTTGATTGCTGTTGGCTCGCTGTAGCTGTTGACTCGCTGTAGCTCTTGTCTcgctgttaaatatttaacattaaagcTATTCAACTATTCAAATCTGCGCGCGCGCagcgctttttatttaaaatataaatgttacaagcaagatatttttatttcgataTTTCGTTAAATCATTTACTTATCTATTATATTTGTGGAATTCTGGaaacattattaaatattgtgtgGCAATGTGTAATTGAAtactttttggcttttgataTATTGGCGTGAATATCTCAAGCTAACAGCTggacataattttattttactttttagttttaaattaatagtatatttttcaataaagtCTCATCAAAGTTAACAACATGGATTCTATGTAAGTATTAACTGTATATGAAGCACAATCTAAAACTTTCGTTGTGCAGATAACAAGAATTTAGccagaaaataattaaaaaacaaacctATCAAGATTGAaagttgtattaaatataagcgTGTAAAATTATCAGTCATGACTTCTTATAACATTGATAATTAATTTCAGAATAAATAAGATTGTGAATATCTTAAACTTACTATGATTTCTATAAGTTTATGTAGAACTTTAAGTAGCTCGTGTATTCCACTTACGACTGTCAAGCGATAAGATAAATAGGACTTCAGTTAGGAAGTTACACACTGTGCAAATCTCTACAATATCTGTCTATAGTTTCCTCAAGAGTActtcaaactaaaaattaaaattttatcaaTACATCAAGACCAACGCCAAGCATAAccaacacaaattaaaaaatttcaaataatggTTTTCTCCGTTTGAATCAAATTACGTTTTTTAAGTATCGATATTctacattattaatattttatttcttgaaTTTAGATTTTGAGCTGGTGGTATGatacaatttttgatttaaacaaGAGGTAAGTTTTTTGtctattgcaatttattcaaGTATGTAtctaaaatattgttttatagcTTAGATATCGCGAGCGGTGCTCACGATCCAAGAGTGGAAGTGAGCGACATCGGCGTAGACACCGGGATATCTGGTGTCGGCGCAGCCATAGCCCCAAGAGACAACACCAACGAGACGGCTGCCAGAGACCAATGGGCCGCCGGAATCACCCTGGCAAGCATCCTTATGGGGAGAGTAAGCGCAGATCATGGTATCCTTGATCTTGCTGCCATAGCTGTATGTCCTGGAAGCGCACTCCGCACGAAGGACAATGCTCAACTTAACGGCCAACAGATGATCGGGAATGGAGCTGCTACCAGACTCGGTGGTGCCCCAGCCAGAGCAGATAGCCTCAGCGCCCTCATGGGGATTGGTATCGGCAATGGTGATGGCGCGAGTGCCGGAACGGAAAGTCAAGGAGGACTCGATGCGGATGATGGCAATATCGTTGATCATGGTCTTGGAATTGTAACCCTCGTGGTTTCTGAAGGACAGAACCTTGTGCACAGTACCGCCGGTGCGCCAGTAGGTGGTGCCCACACGGACCTTCAGTTGGCTGGCCTTAACGGATTGCAGACAGTGAGCAGCAGTGATGATGATGTCGTGGGAGTAGATGGAACCGCCGCAGAAATGAGCTCCATTGCGCTGGAGAGACACCTGGTAGGGATGCTCCTCGATGGTGGCCTCATATCCTCCAACAATGCGACCATCCAGCTGCGGTACAAGACCCTCAGGAACGGTGCCGGCGAAAGTGCAGGCGGCAATTGAAAGAACAACCAAAATTCTCAACATATTGAAGTGTTGTGGTTTGCAGCTTGGCACACGCTAGCTTTTATAGGTGCCTGTAATTTGAACATAGATAGGCGTACGACGCCCTATCTTAGCTATCGAGCTGTCCATCTTTCAAATGTTGCCCACTTAACAGCATGACTTTGGCAAAATTGTAACACAttggcaaataattaatataaaggTAAAAGAACTTGGTGGCAATGAAATCGAAGAGTGCCAGTTCTGCAGATAACATGTCCTATGTCGTCGTAATATGCGTCATCTTATCTGTTACTGATATAGACAAATTAATCAACCTCTTTGacgcttaaaattttaaatcttaaaCTTTTAGCGCCTTTTAAACTCGGAAGTATAATGGACGATACTCGCTAAGGTATTGCTCAATAATTGAATGTGTATCATCTAAATCATTTGCTCTATTTAGAAATTAAACACCATTGCACTTTTATACTTGTAACTACTctgtttttaacaatttatttttgtttacatttaatatgtTTTACATTTAATGTAAAACTATAATTAACCTTAAGTTTATggcgtattttattttgctattgaGATTTGAATGTTTGCtatagatacatacatacatgttcttaatataataaaacaattttaaactcctttaaaattgcaacatttttaaatagacGTTAACAGCACTGCACGCATGCTTAACAGTCAccattaacataatttagcGGGAAAAAGCATAATTGACATATCTGACAACTCGAACATCGCtgctcgctgttgttgctctgctcgCACTTTTTAGAATAAGACTAAAGCAGACAGAAAAAAGCGatgaaaaaagagaaacaacaacagtaacagttGTTTTTGATTGCCATTGTGTGTAGTAGGTGCGTTTTGCAGTGACGggaaaaaagtaaacaaatcgTGCAAGTggctaacaattaaataaaaaacgagAACCCGTAAGTGATACGCAAttcaaaagcacaaaatacaGCGCAACATAGTATAGTATAACTTCATAATTTGGCAAATGCACACAATACCACAatcacacgcatacataccaTACATATtgcatcaatttaatttatattaaactcgTCTGCAGCAGACAGGCGGCTGTGCAGTCCAAAGTTCAGTTTTTGTGCAATGTCTGTGGCGCTGGtacatctgtatgtgtgtgtgtgtatgtgtatgtgtgtgtgcgtggggtAGTATGCAGCTTACATACAAATCATAATCAAGCTAATATTATTTGAAAGGTGCCGTTTCCTCACGTTTCAACAATGGCTTCGCATTTCTTTCGTACTGCATTTTACGCAACTGCAGCTAGAAAATCAATAAGTCTACCGTTCACTGCCGGCCGCACGGCGGCAACTCTTGCTGTTGGCCTTTCCTTTGGTGGTAACTTAATCAATattataaaagcataaaacaaaggACCGTATTATTCAtctatgtttgtattttattatttataacaacaacgacaaaaacaacagcgcaAAATAATCGCAGCTCTGCTGTAGCATATGAGACCGTCTATGCGGATAGCTTCAATCCCCTCTCACCTAACGCCAAGGGATTGCTTCAGCGTCCATTAACTGAATATCGGCCGCTGCACCGCAATTTTTCAAGTCTGCAAACGCAGCTGATAAATCATGTAAgcatacacataaatacaaacttacatacttattatttatttatatcactgacatttggcttttgtgtctaacgctttatttgtatgcatgtatgtaaattttgtgcacgcttttgttttaattaccAGCCAATAAAATTTACGCGTTGGCTTTTCACTGCAAGgcctattaaatttaaattactaacATACTTGCTTTACATGTTTACATCCTGTTAAATGAACTGTGTCTCAATACAAAGTATTGTGTACTTTGGACTCTGAAAGtgattaaacatttttgcgtCTGAATGATTTGcctatacatacacatatatatattttatgtatgcatataattaaaatataccgACTCTATATAGTAATAATCCTTATGACTTGTAATTAGCTGATGCTCATTTACCgcttgaattattttaaataatgactattgaattttgtactttggttttgatttcacttttgtaaataattaaaacgttGCTTAAGTTTTACTAGATTTACTGTATCTAACTTTTCCCATAGCATGTTACCTTTTTACTCAAGCTATgcttattaataacaattgtacatatatgaaatttttttcaaacaattgaaaacgtTATGCTAAAATTATGTCAGGTGGCAACCTTTATCACGCAATCTAACGGCAGCTTTTAGTATAATACAATATGTCATCATAAATGGGCGCTCAATGCCGAGCTTTTattccaaaaataaatgattccAAGAGTAGAGCGTGCAATTCTCTTTGCAAAAAATTTCCAAGCTCTATGAGCAGTTCAATTCCCGTGCCCCAATGTAATTTAATCCGCCACAGCATGCCATTCAACGAGATCCCACTTTGTCcgtgtgtccgtgtgtgtgcgtttgtaaGTTTAGTTTCTTCCAGATTCATATAGTTGACTATTGGAAGATGTAGATGGCCCCCAGTAGTTTTGTTTTCCAAGCTCAGTCGATCAGAGCTTTTCCACCTGCACTCAACTCAAAGTTAGATAatatattctttttaaattaacaatggAATTTATAATAGAAACTGCTTTAttggttttattattaattatattgctaCAGCTGTATAAGCGCAAGAAACGTGTAAGTTTTTCCACACCAAAAGTCTAACTCTCAACCATTTATCAAGCTAGTAGCAAAGCAATATAGCTGTGATAACGTTCTAGTCTACACGCTATGTCAGTCGGCTCTTCCCGAGACGGCTTAtctaaattgcaaatttcttATCGATATAgattataaatacaaagtcGAAGTGCGCTCTCTAGGATTATGGTTAAGCATAGTAGAAGTAACTATTTAGTTTGTTAGCAGCGAACGCGTTTGATAGTCAGCAGTTCTTACATCACTTTAAACAGCTGTGTAAGAcgtaaattctaaaataaaattgtttactttgtttttatctgCTTTAGTACAGATTAAAACTGTTACCAGTTGCAAATACAAGTTGCAGACGGATCAGGCCATATGCATTAAAAGCTGTGTATCTTATCGGCCTAAAGATTAAATCTACAGCTATAACAAATCTTtgaaaagtaataataatttatattcttCACTTTTAGAGCGCCATGGCACCTTTGAAGAACCGACGCTTCATATCCTCCAAGGATATTACCAAGAATATGACGCTCTATACGAATAACAAGGCCAACATCGAAGTGGATCCCAAGACATTGGCCTTCAAGAAGCCCACGGGCAATCCGCTGGTGCTGATGATGGCCTGGCTCATGGCCAAGCAGAAGCACTTGAAGAAATATGCCGAAATTTATACCGAAATGGGCTTTGATGTTATGGTCGTTCACATAACACCTTGGCAGCTACTTTGGCCCGCCAAGGGCACTCaggtattttaatttattattgctattgttgtttttataaacattattcGCTTTTGCACGTGCAGGTGGTTGCGGCTGAAACGTTAAAATTTCTGGAGAACAATCAACAATATGCACCGATTATAATGCACGGCTTCTCCGTTGGCGCCTATCAGATGGGCGAGATAATGTTGCAAATGTCACGTGATATGGAGCGCTATAGCAGCATATTGGATCGTTTTGTTTGCCAGATTTGGGATAGCGCTGCAGACATTACCGAAATACCCGTCGGTGTGCCCAAGTCCATATTTCCCAAGAACGAACGCATGCAGAGCGCTCTACGCAACTACACGCTGTATCACCTGAAGACATTCCACAATCAGGCCACCATACATTATATGCGCTCCAGTCAGATGTTCCACTCGACGCTGCTGAAGGCGCCAGCGCTGTTCTTTGTCTCCGAGAACGATCCCATTGGCCCGCCATCGTCCAATCAAACCGTGCGCGAGAATTGGGAGCGCGCCAACATTAAGGTCACTTTCAAGTGCTGGCAACGCTCGCAGCATGCTGCTCACTTGATTAAGCATCGGGATGAGTATCTGGACACGCTTTTCCAGCACCTGGAGAGCTGTGGTATCTTTGAGGCTGTTGGCATGCCCAAGCGTGCCAAGTTGTAAGCAGGCGATCTGATCATTGTGGGTGATATACAATTCGACTTGGATTTCATGATTTTACCTAGCTCATAAGATTTAAggattaaacattttttgttccCTATGTGtaccaatgtgtgtgtgccaccattatttaacaaatttatataaaaaaaaaactagacaCCAACAAATTTTCGTAGACTTACAATTAGATTTGATTTTCATGACTCTCtggaacaaacaaaaagcgtgccgcaagcaaagcaacgatatttataagcatatgtgtgtattgttaaatataaaaaccgGCACTACTAATTCAGCTATATAAAGTATGATTCAATTAAAGCCAATCAACCATCAATTgtgtt
Protein-coding regions in this window:
- the LOC108597724 gene encoding transmembrane protein 53 isoform X1, which gives rise to MASHFFRTAFYATAARKSISLPFTAGRTAATLAVGLSFGAQNNRSSAVAYETVYADSFNPLSPNAKGLLQRPLTEYRPLHRNFSSLQTQLINHSAMAPLKNRRFISSKDITKNMTLYTNNKANIEVDPKTLAFKKPTGNPLVLMMAWLMAKQKHLKKYAEIYTEMGFDVMVVHITPWQLLWPAKGTQVVAAETLKFLENNQQYAPIIMHGFSVGAYQMGEIMLQMSRDMERYSSILDRFVCQIWDSAADITEIPVGVPKSIFPKNERMQSALRNYTLYHLKTFHNQATIHYMRSSQMFHSTLLKAPALFFVSENDPIGPPSSNQTVRENWERANIKVTFKCWQRSQHAAHLIKHRDEYLDTLFQHLESCGIFEAVGMPKRAKL
- the LOC108595136 gene encoding trypsin epsilon, producing the protein MLRILVVLSIAACTFAGTVPEGLVPQLDGRIVGGYEATIEEHPYQVSLQRNGAHFCGGSIYSHDIIITAAHCLQSVKASQLKVRVGTTYWRTGGTVHKVLSFRNHEGYNSKTMINDIAIIRIESSLTFRSGTRAITIADTNPHEGAEAICSGWGTTESGSSSIPDHLLAVKLSIVLRAECASRTYSYGSKIKDTMICAYSPHKDACQGDSGGPLVSGSRLVGVVSWGYGCADTRYPGVYADVAHFHSWIVSTARDI
- the LOC108594893 gene encoding uncharacterized protein LOC108594893 — encoded protein: MSITSNVNNVAAILDLYNEKLNFFDLISPNGLDDLMYRTTENVSLETFGTLDKARISYTSLSGEILQWCTALNNSLVLEGEVPDSNPDDQFLTLHVTKELEKMKEYYDSIPTNSTLAKNVEDISVYISIKGEILTMNVTHGNITDNVEELLRTYIPKLKAQDNITKNIVTTTFSGELSYAKRIINESLSMIAAGNPYKLSKTVLMEKCKPILANSTAAHLQRNGNRLILSSEKDSLVLNKTEGAPDACEAILSIPTVTQLKKLYRDEQYIASFFDSINKSNLQECKSYMTSFVKSSFISWGYLILKDSQSMKISIQLSKPDSTPQVTVVN
- the LOC108597724 gene encoding transmembrane protein 53 isoform X3 → MAPLKNRRFISSKDITKNMTLYTNNKANIEVDPKTLAFKKPTGNPLVLMMAWLMAKQKHLKKYAEIYTEMGFDVMVVHITPWQLLWPAKGTQVVAAETLKFLENNQQYAPIIMHGFSVGAYQMGEIMLQMSRDMERYSSILDRFVCQIWDSAADITEIPVGVPKSIFPKNERMQSALRNYTLYHLKTFHNQATIHYMRSSQMFHSTLLKAPALFFVSENDPIGPPSSNQTVRENWERANIKVTFKCWQRSQHAAHLIKHRDEYLDTLFQHLESCGIFEAVGMPKRAKL
- the LOC108597724 gene encoding transmembrane protein 53 isoform X2; translation: MEFIIETALLVLLLIILLQLYKRKKRSAMAPLKNRRFISSKDITKNMTLYTNNKANIEVDPKTLAFKKPTGNPLVLMMAWLMAKQKHLKKYAEIYTEMGFDVMVVHITPWQLLWPAKGTQVVAAETLKFLENNQQYAPIIMHGFSVGAYQMGEIMLQMSRDMERYSSILDRFVCQIWDSAADITEIPVGVPKSIFPKNERMQSALRNYTLYHLKTFHNQATIHYMRSSQMFHSTLLKAPALFFVSENDPIGPPSSNQTVRENWERANIKVTFKCWQRSQHAAHLIKHRDEYLDTLFQHLESCGIFEAVGMPKRAKL